The following proteins come from a genomic window of Lachnoclostridium phytofermentans ISDg:
- a CDS encoding class I SAM-dependent methyltransferase yields MFLLEYIKNPRYIGAIAPSGKYLAYRMIREIDFKNAKYIIEYGPGTGAFTEKILSRVNNNTIVILIERNKEFYNSLNKLYGYKKNVIIVNDSAENIDIILKRYSVSEVDYIVSGIPFASLPKNVSRRILMKTSDLLKHRGKFITFQYTLFKLRFIKKYFREVNYSKVFINFPPAYVLTCEEGSYEKKYINS; encoded by the coding sequence ATGTTTTTGTTAGAGTATATAAAAAATCCAAGATATATTGGAGCAATAGCGCCAAGCGGTAAATATTTAGCCTATAGAATGATTCGTGAGATAGATTTTAAAAATGCAAAATATATTATAGAATATGGACCAGGAACCGGCGCATTTACAGAAAAAATTCTTTCTAGAGTAAATAATAATACAATCGTTATATTAATTGAAAGAAACAAAGAATTTTATAACAGTTTAAATAAGCTTTACGGTTATAAAAAGAACGTGATAATAGTAAATGATAGCGCAGAAAACATTGATATTATACTAAAAAGATATTCGGTTAGTGAGGTTGATTATATTGTTTCTGGCATACCTTTTGCATCATTACCGAAAAATGTCTCAAGGCGCATCTTAATGAAAACATCAGATTTGTTAAAGCATAGAGGAAAATTTATTACTTTTCAATATACACTTTTCAAATTGAGATTTATTAAAAAATATTTTAGAGAGGTCAATTATTCTAAAGTATTTATAAATTTTCCACCAGCGTATGTTTTAACGTGTGAAGAGGGGAGTTATGAAAAAAAATATATTAATAGTTGA
- a CDS encoding response regulator transcription factor, whose translation MKKNILIVDDDKDISELIAVYLKSEDYYVDKACSGLEALQLIKENNFDLVILDIMMPKMDGLETLIHIRKDFNMPIIFLTAKNQEIDLIRGLSLGADDYISKPFSSMELIARVKAQLRRYTIFNNLDNNDISIGELVLSLDMHRVTVAGKEVKLTPTEYKILELFCRNKNIVFSVEQIYENIWRDKFAVGDTSIMVHITKLRQKIEKDPKNPEYIKTVWGVGYKI comes from the coding sequence ATGAAAAAAAATATATTAATAGTTGATGATGATAAAGACATTAGTGAGCTTATTGCCGTATATTTAAAATCAGAAGATTATTACGTTGATAAAGCTTGTAGTGGACTAGAAGCTCTACAATTAATAAAAGAAAATAACTTTGATTTGGTAATATTAGATATTATGATGCCAAAAATGGATGGTTTAGAGACTTTGATTCATATAAGAAAAGATTTTAATATGCCGATTATTTTTCTTACTGCAAAAAATCAGGAAATAGACTTGATTAGGGGCTTATCCTTAGGTGCCGACGATTATATCTCAAAACCTTTTAGCTCGATGGAATTGATTGCTAGAGTGAAAGCTCAACTAAGAAGATATACGATATTTAATAATCTAGATAATAATGACATTTCGATTGGAGAATTAGTTTTAAGTCTTGATATGCATAGGGTGACGGTGGCAGGAAAGGAAGTCAAATTGACACCAACTGAATATAAAATATTAGAATTATTCTGCAGAAATAAAAATATCGTATTTAGTGTTGAACAAATCTATGAAAATATTTGGAGAGATAAATTTGCAGTTGGTGATACGTCAATTATGGTCCATATTACAAAACTTAGGCAAAAAATTGAAAAAGATCCAAAGAATCCTGAGTATATAAAAACGGTCTGGGGAGTTGGTTATAAAATATGA